Within the Leisingera thetidis genome, the region CGAGCGGGTCGGTCTCACCGGCGGCAGCCTGCCGCCGCGGCGCGGCAATGTGCAGATCCTGCGGCTGGCCGAGGCGCTGTCGGATGATGCGGCAGAGGATTACGCCCCGCCCAACGGCCGCGCCCTGATCCCGCATGCCCGCGCCCTGTTCATCTCCGACTTCCTGGGGCCGTACGAGCCGGTGGAGCAGGCGCTGTCCAAGGCCGCCGCGCGCGGCGTGCGCGGGGTGCTGCTGCAGGTGCTGGACCCGGCGGAGGAGGCGTTTCCCTTTGCCGGGCGCACGGTGTTCGAAAGCATCGCGGGCGGTGTCACACATGAAACACTGAAGGCCTCGGCGCTGCAGGAGCGCTATCTGGACCGGCTGGCGGAACGGCGCGCTGGCCTGGAGCGGCTGTGCCATGAGGCGGGCTGGCGGTTCGGTCAGCATCATACCGGCACAGCGGCGCAGAACGCGCTGATGTGGCTCTATCACGCATTGGAAAGAACCGCGCCATGACGATGATTGCGGGCATCGGCTTTACCGCGCCCTGGCTCTTGCTGGGGCTGCTGGCACTGCCGGTGCTGTGGCTGCTGCTGCGCGCGGTGCCGCCCGCCCCCAAGCGCCAGCCGTTTCCGGCGGTGACGCTGCTGCTGGGATTGAAGGATGACGAGAGCCTGTCGGACCGCACCCCGTGGTGGCTGCTGCTGCTCAGGATGTTGGCGGTGGCGGCGGCGATCATCGGGCTGTCGGGGCCGGTGCTGAACCCCGCGACCGAGGAGACCGGCGGCAGCGGGCCGCTGCTGATCGTGATGGATGCCGGCTGGGGCGGTGCCGCGGGCTGGAAGCAGACCAGCGCCCAGGCCGCCGTCCAGCTGGAAGAGGCCGGCCGGGCGGAGCGTCCGGTGGCGGTGCTGCGCCTGAGCGCGCCGGAGCCGCTGCAGTTCCGCGCCGCCAGCAGCTGGCAGCGGCAATTGGCCGGGCTGGTGCCGCTGCCCTGGCAGCCGGGGCCGGATCAGCTGCAGGGCGCGCTGGCGGCAATTGACGGTGCGGAGGGAAGCTTTGACACCATCTGGTTCAGCGACGGGCTGGAATTTTCGGGCCGCGAAGGCCTGATCGGGGCGCTGAGCCGCCGCGGCGGTATCGAAGTCTTTGAACAGCCTGCGCCGGTGCTGGGGCTGATGCCAGCCGCCTATACCGGCGGCGCAATCGAAGTGACGGTGCAGCGCAGCCGGGCGGGGCCGGCCCAGGAAGTGACGGTGCTGGCGCAAGGCAAGGACCCGGGCGGCACCGCGCGCAGCCTGGCGGCCCTGCCGCTGCGCTTTGCCGATGGCGCCCGCACAGCCTCGGCAGAACTGCTGCTGCCGGCAGAGCTGCGGGCACGGCTGTCGCGGTTCGAAATCCGCGGCATGAAATCCGCCGGCGCGGTGGCGCTGACCGATGACAGCCTGCGGCGCCGCGAGGTGGCGCTGGTGTCCTCGCAAAGCGCCGACGAGGGGCTGGCGCTGCTGTCGCCGCTGCACTACCTGCGCCAGGCGCTGGCGCCTTCGGCAGAGCTGCTGGAAGGCGCGCTGGCGGATCTCTTGCCGGCCAATCCGGATGTGATCGTGCTGGCGGACGTGGCGCGGCTGGCGCCCGCGCAGGAAGACGCGGTCATCGAGTGGGTGGAAAACGGCGGCCTGCTGCTGCGTTTTGCCGGGCCGCGGCTGGCCGCCAGCGACACCGCCCGCGCGGGCGAGGAGCCCCTGATGCCGGTGCGCCTGCGCATCGGCGGCCGCAGCATCGGCGGCGCCATGAGCTGGGGCGAGCCGAAAACCCTGGCGCCCTTTGCCGAAAGCTCGCCGTTTTACGGGCTGGAGGTGCCGGCCGAGGTCTCGGTCGGCTCGCAGGTGGTGGCGCAGCCCGATCCCGAACTGGCGGAGCGGGTGATTGCCGAACTGGCCGACGGCACCCCGCTGGTGACGCGCAAGACGCTGGGCCAGGGCCAGGTGGTGCTGTTTCACGTGACCGCCAATGCGGAATGGAGCAGCCTGCCGCTGTCGGGGCTGTTCGTGTCGATGCTGGAGCGGCTGGCGGTGTCCTCGTCGGCGGCCGCGCCAAAAGCCGAAGACCTTGAGGGCACCACCTGGACGCCGGTCGAGGTGCTGGACGGCTTTGGCACACTGGACGCAACGGAGACGCTGCCGGGGGTCAAGGGTCCGGACCTGGTGGCGGCGCCTGCCGGCCCTGAGCTGCGGCCCGGGATCTATGCCGGCGGGCGGCGGATGCTGGCGCGCAACGTGCTGCGCGCGGGCGACGAGCTGCTGGCGGCGCGCTGGCCGGCCACGGTGGAAGTCAGCGGCTATGACGCGCCGCAGGAGCTGCCGCTGGGCGGCGCGCTCTTGACCCTGGCGCTGGGGCTGCTGGCGCTGGATGTGCTGGGCACGCTGGCGGTGTCCGGCCTGCTGGGCGGGGTGCGCACCGCCGCGCTGGCCGCGGCATTGGCGCTGGCGGCGCTGGCGGCTCCGCGGGAGGCGCGGGCGCAGGACATCCCGGCGCCGGAAGATTACAGGGCTGCCGAGCTTGCGTCGGAACTGGTGCTGGCGCATGTGCTGACCGGCGACCCGGAGGTCGACCGCATCGCCGGAGCCGGCCTGCGCGGGCTGTCGGACACCCTGTTCTTCCGCACCTCGGTGGAGCCGGCCAACCCGGCCGGCATCGATCTGGAGCGGGATGAGCTGGCGTTCTATCCGCTCTTGTACTGGCCGGTGACCCGGGACCAGCCGTTGCCCTCCTCCGCGGCCTACAGCAGGCTGAACACCTATTTGCGGGCAGGCGGCATGATCCTGTTCGACACCCGCGATGCGGATCTGTCCGCCTCGGGGGCCACCAGCCCGGCGGCGCGGCGGCTGCAGCAGATTGCCCTGCCGCTGGACATCCCGCCGCTGGAGGTGGTGCCGGAGGACCATGTGCTGACCCGCGCCTTCTACCTGCTGCAGGCCTTCCCCGGGCGTTACAGCCGCGGCCCGGTCTGGGTCGAGGCAGCGCCGCCCGATGCGGAACAGGCCGAGGGCATTCCGTTCCGCAACCTCAACGACGGGGTGACGCCGGTGGTGATCGGCGGCAACGACTGGGCCGCGGCCTGGGCGGTGGATGAAAACGGCCGCCCGCTGCTGCCGGTCGGGCGCGGCTATGCCGGCGAGCGGCAGCGCGAGCTGGCGTTCCGGTTCGGCGTCAACCTGGTGATGCATGTGCTGACCGGCAACTACAAATCCGATCAGGTCCATGTGCCGGCCCTGCTGGACCGGCTGGGGCAATAGGAGCGCGCGATGACACAGACGATCCTGTTTGACCCTCTGGTGCCCTGGCCGGTGATCTGGGCCGCCGGCGGCGTCACCCTGGCGGCGCTGGTTCTGGCGCTGTGGAAGGGGCTGTCGGGCTGGGGTCTGCGGGCGCTGGCGGCGCTGGTGCTGCTGGCCGCCCTGGCCGGCCCGGTGCATCAGAGCGAGGACCGCGCCCCGCTCAGCGACATCGTGATCGTGGCCGAGGACCGGACCGCCAGCCAGCAGCTGCGGGACCGGCCCGAACAGATGGCACGGGCGCGCACCCAGCTGAAGGCGGCGCTGGCGGACCGGCCGGGAACTGAGGTGCGCTGGGTCACCGTGGCGGATGGCGCGGGCGATGAGGGCACAAGATTGCTCAGCGCCATTGCCGGGGCGCTGGCGGACGAGCCGCGGGCGCGGGTGGCCGGCATCATCGCCTTGTCCGACGGCCAGGTGCATGACGCGGAGCAGGTGCTGAACCTGCCCGCCCCGATGCATCTGCTGCTGACCGGACGCGAGGACGACTGGGACCGCCGCCTGATCGTGAAGAACGCCCCCGGCTTTGCCATCATCGGCGAGCCGGTGAAGCTGACGCTGAGGATCGAGGACCAGGGCGCGGTGCCGGTGCAGGGCGGCTTTGCCGATCTCGACATCTCGGTCGGCGGCGATGCGCCGCAGCGTTTCACCCTGCCGGTCGGGGTCGATTTCGAATTGCCGATGGTGCTGCAGCACGGCGGGCGCAACGTGATCCGGTTCAGCGTGCCGGAGGAGCCGGGCGAGCTGACCGCGCGCAACAACACGGCGCTGGTGCAGATCAACGGGGTGCGCGACCGGCTGCGGGTGCTG harbors:
- a CDS encoding DUF4159 domain-containing protein yields the protein MTMIAGIGFTAPWLLLGLLALPVLWLLLRAVPPAPKRQPFPAVTLLLGLKDDESLSDRTPWWLLLLRMLAVAAAIIGLSGPVLNPATEETGGSGPLLIVMDAGWGGAAGWKQTSAQAAVQLEEAGRAERPVAVLRLSAPEPLQFRAASSWQRQLAGLVPLPWQPGPDQLQGALAAIDGAEGSFDTIWFSDGLEFSGREGLIGALSRRGGIEVFEQPAPVLGLMPAAYTGGAIEVTVQRSRAGPAQEVTVLAQGKDPGGTARSLAALPLRFADGARTASAELLLPAELRARLSRFEIRGMKSAGAVALTDDSLRRREVALVSSQSADEGLALLSPLHYLRQALAPSAELLEGALADLLPANPDVIVLADVARLAPAQEDAVIEWVENGGLLLRFAGPRLAASDTARAGEEPLMPVRLRIGGRSIGGAMSWGEPKTLAPFAESSPFYGLEVPAEVSVGSQVVAQPDPELAERVIAELADGTPLVTRKTLGQGQVVLFHVTANAEWSSLPLSGLFVSMLERLAVSSSAAAPKAEDLEGTTWTPVEVLDGFGTLDATETLPGVKGPDLVAAPAGPELRPGIYAGGRRMLARNVLRAGDELLAARWPATVEVSGYDAPQELPLGGALLTLALGLLALDVLGTLAVSGLLGGVRTAALAAALALAALAAPREARAQDIPAPEDYRAAELASELVLAHVLTGDPEVDRIAGAGLRGLSDTLFFRTSVEPANPAGIDLERDELAFYPLLYWPVTRDQPLPSSAAYSRLNTYLRAGGMILFDTRDADLSASGATSPAARRLQQIALPLDIPPLEVVPEDHVLTRAFYLLQAFPGRYSRGPVWVEAAPPDAEQAEGIPFRNLNDGVTPVVIGGNDWAAAWAVDENGRPLLPVGRGYAGERQRELAFRFGVNLVMHVLTGNYKSDQVHVPALLDRLGQ
- a CDS encoding DUF58 domain-containing protein: MTRPAASQAAAGLRHRAEAEASALPPLLVQARHLAGSVLMGEHGRRRAGTGDDFWQYRPAQAGDSRRMIDHRRSAMGDVQYVREREWHISQTVHLWVDTGASMRFASSPRLPQKADRARLLGLAAAVLMVHGGERVGLTGGSLPPRRGNVQILRLAEALSDDAAEDYAPPNGRALIPHARALFISDFLGPYEPVEQALSKAAARGVRGVLLQVLDPAEEAFPFAGRTVFESIAGGVTHETLKASALQERYLDRLAERRAGLERLCHEAGWRFGQHHTGTAAQNALMWLYHALERTAP